Proteins from one Cryptomeria japonica chromosome 4, Sugi_1.0, whole genome shotgun sequence genomic window:
- the LOC131062545 gene encoding heat shock 70 kDa protein 8 — MSDGKIGYTVASDSEAVSDDVEGSTPFVETAIGIDVGTCECRVAVWRDSKVELLQNPGGERMMPSYVLFQGDTPSTGVSSNIPYHHPLELLSGSAIFNVKRLIGRMDTDPVVHNSKNLPFKIETLEIGVRPFIAALSGGVWRSTTPEEVLAILLVELRAMAEVQLGRAVRNVVLTMPVSFSRFQQTRIERACAMAGLHVLRMMPEPTAALLLYAQHQQMVPQGNSGSVSEKLAVIFNMGAGFCDVAVAATAGGVSQIKALAGAAIGGEDILQNVMRYVAPEIYPLSVSKSGEAARIVGMLRIATQNAIHTLSSHDSASIEIDLSNEMKISNTLLRNDFEKINYEVFQKCENLIAQCLHDSQIDVENIADVILVGGCSHIPKIRSLLLSLCQSKAVYEGLKPLEAAVCGAALEGAIASGVCDPNLELLTIQATPLSLGVRADGTNVISIVHRNATIPASKDAYFTTSYDNQSDALIIAYEGEGKKMGENHLLGFFKLSGIPPAPRGVPLINVCMDVDAANVLRVFAGVTMPESKTPVIPYVEVRMPNIDDGHGWGIEALLKKYGTSLDICTAQKYPQKQE; from the coding sequence ATGAGCGACGGAAAAATAGGTTACACAGTGGCTTCTGACAGTGAGGCGGTGAGTGATGATGTGGAAGGCAGCACTCCCTTTGTGGAGACGGCCATCGGAATTGATGTGGGAACCTGCGAGTGCCGTGTGGCGGTGTGGAGGGATTCAAAGGTGGAACTTCTGCAAAATCCAGGAGGAGAGAGGATGATGCCTTCCTATGTTCTGTTCCAGGGAGACACTCCATCCACCGGTGTAAGCTCCAACATTCCGTATCATCATCCTCTGGAACTGCTCTCCGGAAGTGCGATCTTCAATGTGAAAAGGTTAATTGGGAGGATGGACACGGACCCTGTTGTGCATAATAGTAAGAATTTGCCATTTAAGATAGAGACACTGGAAATCGGTGTTCGGCCATTTATTGCAGCACTATCTGGTGGTGTGTGGCGTTCTACCACTCCTGAAGAAGTTCTGGCTATTCTTCTTGTGGAGTTGAGAGCCATGGCGGAGGTCCAGCTGGGACGAGCTGTGCGAAATGTTGTGTTGACGATGCCTGTTTCCTTCAGTCGGTTTCAGCAGACTCGTATTGAGAGAGCTTGTGCCATGGCCGGCTTACATGTTCTTCGGATGATGCCAGAGCCCACGGCAGCGCTTCTTTTGTATGCTCAACACCAACAGATGGTGCCTCAGGGGAATTCAGGAAGTGTGTCTGAGAAGCTTGCAGTTATTTTTAACATGGGTGCTGGGTTCTGCGATGTTGCCGTTGCTGCAACAGCTGGGGGAGTTTCACAGATTAAAGCCCTTGCAGGGGCTGCCATTGGTGGTGAAGACATTTTGCAGAATGTTATGCGGTATGTTGCCCCAGAAATATATCCCCTTTCTGTGAGTAAAAGTGGAGAGGCAGCTAGAATAGTAGGCATGCTTCGAATCGCTACTCAGAATGCCATCCACACACTGTCTTCCCATGATAGTGCTTCTATAGAAATTGACTTGAGTAATGAGATGAAGATATCCAATACTCTGCTACGAAATGATTTTGAGAAAATCAATTATGAAGTGTTTCAGAAGTGTGAGAACCTAATTGCCCAATGCTTACATGATTCACAGATAGATGTGGAGAATATAGCAGATGTTATACTTGTGGGTGGTTGCTCACACATTCCTAAAATTCGCAGTCTGCTATTGAGTCTCTGTCAAAGCAAGGCTGTATATGAGGGTTTGAAACCACTGGAGGCAGCAGTATGTGGTGCTGCTCTAGAAGGGGCAATTGCATCTGGAGTTTGTGATCCTAACCTTGAGCTGCTAACCATTCAAGCAACTCCTTTGAGCCTGGGTGTTAGGGCTGATGGCACTAATGTTATCTCCATTGTTCACAGGAATGCCACTATTCCAGCAAGCAAGGATGCATATTTCACTACTAGTTATGACAATCAGTCTGATGCTCTCATTATAGCGTATGAAGGTGAAGGGAAGAAAATGGGGGAGAATCATCTCTTGGGGTTTTTTAAACTGTCAGGAATTCCTCCTGCTCCCAGAGGTGTTCCATTAATTAATGTCTGTATGGATGTTGATGCAGCAAATGTGCTGAGAGTTTTCGCTGGTGTGACAATGCCAGAGTCTAAGACCCCTGTTATTCCTTATGTTGAAGTTAGGATGCCAAATATCGATGATGGTCATGGGTGGGGCATTGAAGCACTTCTCAAAAAGTATGGTACATCTCTCGACATTTGCACTGCACAAAAGTATCCTCAGAAGCAAGAGTAA